One genomic segment of Chelonia mydas isolate rCheMyd1 chromosome 1, rCheMyd1.pri.v2, whole genome shotgun sequence includes these proteins:
- the RPL31 gene encoding 60S ribosomal protein L31 yields MAPAKKGGEKKKGRSAINEVVTREYTINIHKRIHGVGFKKRAPRALKEIRKFAMKEMGTPDVRIDTRLNKAVWAKGIRNVPYRIRVRLSRKRNEDEDSPNKLYTLVTYVPVTTFKSLQTVNVDEN; encoded by the exons ATGGCTCCTGCAAAGAAAGGTGGAGAAAAGAAGAAGGGGAGATCTGCCATCAATGAGGTGGTGACTAGGGAATATACCATCAACATTCACAAACGGATCCATGGAGT GGGATTCAAGAAACGCGCCCCCCGTGCTCTCAAGGAGATCCGTAAATTTGCAATGAAGGAGATGGGTACTCCTGATGTACGCATTGACACCAGATTGAACAAAGCGGTCTGGGCCAAAGGGATAAG GAATGTTCCCTACCGCATCCGTGTACGTTTATCCAGAAAACGCAATGAGGATGAAGATTCACCCAACAAACTCTACACACTGGTTACCTATGTACCAGtcaccactttcaaaa gTCTACAGACAGTCAATGTAGATGAAAACTAA